In a single window of the Sulfurimonas crateris genome:
- a CDS encoding NYN domain-containing protein codes for MFSFFCFENYFQAVDEDVIKEVTWGSGNYREKAVLLWDLENIPYSHLLKIKNSLKFAPERSFIITTNPIKNSKLISMQKNGFEVLVAHKSDSDAKIKSVYRILKEYEEFIFISSDSDFVDIAKKILSERKKLTWIMQDANKKRIAMKMNLCDKNLKLITLSRFEL; via the coding sequence ATGTTTTCATTTTTTTGTTTTGAGAACTATTTTCAAGCCGTTGATGAAGATGTTATAAAAGAGGTAACTTGGGGAAGTGGCAACTACAGAGAAAAGGCGGTGCTGCTTTGGGATCTGGAGAATATACCTTACAGCCATCTTCTAAAAATAAAAAACTCACTCAAGTTCGCACCGGAACGTTCATTTATCATAACTACTAACCCCATAAAAAACTCCAAGCTTATCTCTATGCAAAAGAACGGTTTTGAAGTGCTCGTAGCACATAAGAGCGATAGTGATGCAAAGATAAAGAGTGTCTACAGAATCCTCAAAGAGTATGAAGAGTTTATATTTATCTCCTCTGACAGCGACTTTGTAGATATCGCCAAAAAGATACTCTCAGAGCGTAAAAAACTTACTTGGATCATGCAAGACGCCAATAAAAAACGCATAGCTATGAAGATGAACCTGTGCGATAAAAATCTAAAACTCATCACCCTTAGCAGGTTTGAGCTTTAA
- a CDS encoding tyrosine-type recombinase/integrase, whose protein sequence is MALPNEFINDISSLKGLKANKDFTRFRYRFKVEGKEYTTTIDYSSKKAWTPKVRKDNARKEAELFKERKKVETLQPFNPDTKVSFIAKEYFHKKCADTQWTNDRKRLYELYIEPFIGNKQISKISEYHIDSIRKNMETTNHHQYKEGGNSIRSIEKVLFQVLKPILEYAKSNGAIQKLPQMTIPNRPKRSQRKRKVKNASEKLVLLYNAINTRYQNDPFYRALFLFAFHGRRWGEIKTLHWESVDFQAEKYTIEAQYNKIGEDQEYFLPADIQIAFEEICLDKTGLVFKSPKTKQIMDSPRRQLSKLKDDTGIQELTMHYFRHLLATALSEYGAAAPVMSAALGHTRSDTVDLYYRSANHLKGSQDAITQLEKIVSIQNL, encoded by the coding sequence ATGGCTTTACCGAATGAATTCATCAATGATATTAGCTCACTAAAAGGTCTTAAAGCAAATAAGGACTTCACACGCTTTAGATATCGCTTTAAAGTAGAGGGTAAAGAGTATACCACTACCATTGATTATTCTTCCAAAAAAGCCTGGACTCCTAAAGTTAGAAAAGACAACGCTCGCAAAGAAGCAGAACTGTTTAAAGAACGAAAAAAAGTTGAAACCTTACAACCGTTTAATCCCGATACCAAAGTAAGCTTTATTGCAAAAGAGTATTTTCATAAAAAATGTGCAGATACGCAATGGACAAATGATCGTAAAAGGTTATATGAGTTATATATTGAACCTTTCATAGGAAACAAACAAATTAGTAAAATCTCTGAATACCATATTGACTCTATTCGAAAAAATATGGAAACAACAAATCACCATCAATATAAAGAAGGTGGAAACAGTATCCGCTCAATAGAAAAAGTTTTGTTTCAAGTTCTTAAGCCTATTTTAGAATATGCTAAATCCAATGGTGCAATTCAAAAGTTACCACAGATGACAATTCCTAATCGACCAAAGAGAAGTCAACGCAAAAGAAAAGTGAAAAATGCAAGTGAAAAACTAGTCTTACTATATAATGCTATTAATACTAGATATCAAAATGATCCATTTTACAGAGCCTTGTTTTTATTTGCATTTCACGGTAGAAGATGGGGAGAGATAAAAACTCTTCACTGGGAGAGTGTAGATTTCCAAGCTGAAAAATACACCATAGAAGCTCAGTATAACAAGATCGGTGAAGATCAAGAATATTTTCTGCCTGCAGATATCCAGATAGCTTTTGAGGAAATATGTTTAGATAAAACAGGGCTCGTATTTAAAAGCCCAAAAACAAAACAAATTATGGATAGTCCGCGTAGACAACTTTCCAAACTAAAAGATGACACAGGCATTCAAGAGTTAACAATGCATTATTTCAGACATTTATTAGCTACAGCACTCAGTGAGTATGGTGCTGCCGCTCCTGTGATGAGTGCGGCACTTGGACATACACGCTCGGATACAGTTGACTTATATTACAGAAGTGCAAACCATTTAAAAGGTTCTCAAGACGCTATCACTCAATTAGAAAAAATTGTGTCTATACAGAATCTATGA
- a CDS encoding helix-turn-helix transcriptional regulator gives MVAPIDFIKEKYIEPNNITQDMLCKSLAIGKKTISELYQHKRGFTLHTAKKFAKFFGLKPEFILMKQVEYDLSLDKEEYAFIKPYVEISMEDKKANSAKWILSSINNSISDKELHYSVDDLFHIFSLASTEAKYHYAITTLFKEVSYEDVIKYCELHKIKKSNIKKLYEFYLTTFNAKAIAEYEWLFEEL, from the coding sequence ATGGTAGCACCGATTGATTTTATAAAAGAAAAATATATAGAGCCAAACAACATTACGCAAGATATGCTTTGTAAGTCACTAGCCATAGGAAAAAAAACTATTAGTGAGCTTTACCAGCATAAGCGAGGCTTTACACTGCACACTGCAAAGAAGTTTGCAAAGTTTTTTGGACTTAAGCCCGAATTTATCCTTATGAAACAAGTCGAGTATGATTTGAGTTTAGATAAAGAGGAGTACGCCTTTATTAAGCCTTATGTAGAGATAAGCATGGAAGATAAAAAAGCAAACAGTGCAAAATGGATACTCTCATCTATCAACAACTCTATAAGCGACAAAGAGCTTCACTATAGTGTGGATGATTTGTTTCATATATTTTCTCTTGCATCGACTGAAGCAAAATATCATTATGCCATCACGACACTCTTTAAAGAAGTAAGCTATGAAGATGTTATCAAGTATTGTGAACTGCATAAGATTAAAAAATCAAACATTAAAAAGCTCTATGAGTTTTACCTTACTACATTTAATGCAAAGGCGATAGCAGAGTATGAATGGCTTTTTGAAGAACTTTGA
- the ruvB gene encoding Holliday junction branch migration DNA helicase RuvB, which produces MERLVEIERFDNEESCEITLRPSAWSEYIGQEQIKKNLGVFIEASKKRGEALDHILFFGPPGLGKTTLALIIANEMDANIKVTAAPMIEKSGDLAAILTNLEEGDILFIDEIHRLSPAVEEILYSSMEDFRIDIIIGSGPAAQTVKIDLPRFTLVGATTRAGMLSNPLRDRFGMNFRMQFYSSDELAKIISQASRKLSKAIAHEACLEIAKRSRGTPRIALRLLRRVRDFADVANEKDIAHSRTKYALEELGINSHGFDEMDIKLLNLLVGANGRAIGLSTIAAALSEDEGTVEDVLEPYLIANGYLERTAKGRRATRSTYEILNIEIPYQEEGGLF; this is translated from the coding sequence ATGGAAAGATTGGTAGAGATAGAGAGATTTGACAACGAGGAGAGCTGCGAGATAACGCTTCGCCCAAGTGCTTGGAGTGAGTATATCGGGCAGGAGCAGATCAAAAAAAATCTCGGCGTCTTTATAGAAGCGAGCAAAAAAAGGGGCGAGGCGCTTGACCACATTCTCTTTTTCGGACCTCCGGGGTTGGGTAAGACCACTTTGGCTCTTATTATTGCAAACGAGATGGATGCAAATATTAAAGTAACGGCTGCTCCTATGATAGAAAAAAGCGGAGATCTGGCGGCAATACTTACTAATTTGGAAGAGGGTGACATACTCTTTATAGATGAGATCCACCGCCTATCTCCCGCCGTTGAAGAGATACTATACTCATCTATGGAAGATTTTAGGATCGACATTATCATAGGAAGCGGTCCTGCAGCACAGACCGTAAAGATAGACCTTCCTCGTTTTACTCTCGTAGGTGCAACAACAAGAGCGGGAATGCTCTCCAACCCTCTTAGAGACAGATTCGGGATGAACTTTAGGATGCAGTTCTACTCTTCTGACGAGCTTGCAAAGATCATCTCTCAGGCATCTAGAAAATTAAGCAAAGCCATAGCGCATGAAGCGTGTTTAGAGATAGCCAAAAGAAGCCGCGGAACTCCGCGTATCGCACTTAGACTTCTGCGCCGTGTAAGAGATTTTGCAGATGTAGCAAATGAGAAAGATATAGCGCACTCAAGAACAAAATATGCGCTTGAAGAGCTTGGAATAAACTCTCACGGCTTTGATGAGATGGATATAAAGCTTTTAAATCTGCTTGTCGGAGCAAACGGAAGGGCTATCGGGTTAAGTACCATAGCAGCAGCGCTTAGTGAAGATGAGGGGACCGTAGAGGATGTTTTGGAGCCTTATCTAATTGCCAACGGTTATCTGGAGAGAACTGCCAAAGGCAGAAGAGCTACCAGAAGTACTTATGAGATATTAAACATCGAAATTCCATACCAAGAAGAAGGAGGCCTGTTTTGA
- a CDS encoding Hpt domain-containing protein: MGVRSDLDSNFDYEIVDEFLDHYSMMVDYMESMIIDLSKPNMYEISVNELFRVFHNIKSASSFLKITPIAKLAAFVEDTLETIRTQHKSVNEETINWLLEISDMFAIWKDDLKLDNELTHIKYSLLKLPDLESS; this comes from the coding sequence ATGGGCGTAAGAAGTGATTTAGATTCCAACTTTGATTATGAAATAGTCGATGAGTTTCTGGACCACTACTCTATGATGGTTGACTATATGGAGAGTATGATTATAGACCTCTCCAAGCCCAATATGTATGAGATAAGCGTAAATGAACTTTTTCGCGTCTTTCACAACATCAAGTCTGCCTCGAGTTTTTTAAAGATCACACCCATAGCAAAGCTTGCAGCTTTTGTTGAAGATACGCTTGAGACCATAAGAACCCAGCATAAAAGCGTCAATGAAGAGACGATAAACTGGCTTTTGGAGATCAGCGATATGTTTGCTATCTGGAAAGATGATCTCAAACTTGACAATGAGCTGACACACATAAAATATTCTCTACTTAAATTACCAGATCTGGAGAGCAGTTGA
- a CDS encoding nucleotidyl transferase AbiEii/AbiGii toxin family protein: MNGFLKNFDIQMETLNRVYFELLKPIEMHSSIKNWWVFGGGTALSMFHFGHRKSFDIDIFITESQLFDFLNPKWYIDETTLFNKSEYRFDGLNHHVALKTKDEIKVDFILNESIIKPPIKNSILDLSYDLYYESVEDIIAKKVKWRKEDNLTRDIFDLAVAITKDEAILQNLLYSRFITFDDLKKLYSSLEQLDVAQYNLEIKLIEPQNEYYVLLAKEAREIILKNIDKIK, encoded by the coding sequence ATGAATGGCTTTTTGAAGAACTTTGATATCCAGATGGAGACTTTAAACAGAGTCTATTTTGAGCTTTTAAAACCTATAGAGATGCACTCTAGTATAAAAAACTGGTGGGTATTTGGCGGCGGAACTGCACTCTCTATGTTTCACTTTGGACATAGAAAATCTTTTGATATAGATATTTTTATAACAGAGAGTCAGCTTTTTGATTTTTTAAACCCCAAATGGTATATCGATGAAACCACGCTCTTTAATAAGAGCGAATATAGATTTGACGGACTCAACCACCATGTCGCACTCAAAACAAAAGATGAGATAAAAGTGGATTTTATCCTAAATGAGTCCATCATAAAACCGCCCATAAAAAACAGCATTTTAGATTTGAGCTATGATCTTTACTATGAAAGCGTTGAAGATATCATCGCAAAAAAAGTGAAATGGCGCAAAGAGGACAATTTAACAAGAGATATATTTGACCTTGCCGTTGCCATCACAAAAGACGAAGCGATACTACAAAATCTTCTCTACTCAAGATTTATCACATTTGATGATTTAAAAAAGCTTTATAGCAGCCTTGAGCAACTCGACGTAGCACAATACAACTTAGAAATCAAGCTGATAGAGCCACAGAATGAATACTATGTGCTTTTAGCAAAAGAGGCAAGAGAGATAATCTTGAAAAATATAGACAAAATAAAATGA
- a CDS encoding HTH domain-containing protein gives MAQKSYDKALFRLISILTMLTKDERPTISSLAEEFNVSKRTIQTDIYQRLCGWDITKDKLGRLVFRDGFDIFSTTA, from the coding sequence ATGGCACAAAAATCATATGACAAAGCTCTTTTTAGACTTATCTCCATACTCACTATGCTCACTAAAGATGAAAGACCTACTATCTCATCTTTGGCAGAGGAGTTTAATGTTTCTAAAAGAACAATACAGACCGATATTTATCAAAGGCTCTGTGGCTGGGATATCACCAAAGATAAGCTTGGGAGGCTTGTTTTTAGGGATGGGTTTGATATTTTTAGCACTACTGCATAA
- the panB gene encoding 3-methyl-2-oxobutanoate hydroxymethyltransferase has translation MTKKMTITSIKKSKGASKLVMITAYDALFARLLEPSCDIILVGDSLNMSFAGKGDTLSATLEQMIYHTNAVAQGAKSSFLICDMPFGTYINPDEALRNSIRVFQETTVDALKIEGGEDKAHIIEHLCSNGIAVCGHIGLLPQAVRSEGGYKVKGKSQEEQEQLIRDAKAVERAGAFCMVIEGVKADVAKEVAKSVSIPVIGIGAGKDVDGQVLVFSDMLGLFEEFTPKFVKKYMDGASLVKGAIKSYSDEVRSGEFPQDIHTY, from the coding sequence ATGACTAAGAAAATGACAATAACTTCCATCAAAAAAAGCAAGGGTGCTTCCAAGCTGGTTATGATAACTGCTTATGATGCGCTGTTTGCGAGATTGCTGGAGCCTAGTTGTGACATAATTTTGGTTGGGGATAGCCTTAATATGAGCTTTGCAGGCAAGGGCGATACGCTGAGTGCAACACTTGAGCAGATGATCTACCATACAAATGCGGTCGCACAGGGTGCAAAGAGCAGTTTTTTGATCTGCGATATGCCTTTTGGTACATATATAAATCCTGATGAAGCTCTGAGAAACTCCATAAGGGTATTTCAAGAGACCACCGTTGATGCTCTAAAGATAGAGGGAGGAGAGGATAAAGCACATATTATCGAACATCTCTGCTCAAACGGTATAGCGGTCTGCGGACACATAGGACTGCTGCCACAAGCTGTTCGTTCAGAGGGTGGATATAAGGTAAAGGGTAAGAGCCAAGAGGAGCAGGAGCAGCTCATCAGAGATGCCAAAGCGGTTGAGAGAGCCGGTGCGTTTTGTATGGTCATAGAGGGTGTAAAAGCCGATGTCGCAAAAGAGGTCGCAAAGAGTGTCTCAATACCGGTTATCGGAATCGGTGCAGGAAAAGATGTAGATGGGCAGGTGCTTGTTTTTTCTGATATGCTTGGTCTGTTTGAGGAGTTTACTCCTAAATTTGTAAAGAAATATATGGATGGAGCCTCTTTGGTAAAGGGTGCGATAAAGAGCTACTCCGATGAGGTTAGAAGCGGCGAGTTCCCTCAAGATATACACACTTACTAA
- the trpA gene encoding tryptophan synthase subunit alpha has protein sequence MKKLVAYITSGYPEKSFSIDLALALAQSGVDAIELGVPFSDPVADGPAIEDANHKALGLGFKFKHLLEISEVVAPKVDTLWMGYFNSFYQHDLNNLIPLAKKIGVNGLIIPDLPYEETLAYKELFDSNSISNISFVAPTDTEERIEKIVKESKKFIYMVAYAGITGSGVSEDLQPILSSIKKYTPTPVYVGFGVNEKTAKEKVKGADGVIVGSAFVNILLNDDLTYKQKTDKCCELAQIIKNEINS, from the coding sequence TTGAAAAAATTAGTGGCATACATAACATCCGGTTATCCGGAAAAATCTTTTAGTATCGATCTGGCGCTGGCGCTGGCACAGAGTGGCGTTGATGCCATAGAACTTGGTGTTCCGTTTTCAGACCCCGTTGCTGACGGTCCGGCCATCGAAGATGCAAACCATAAAGCTCTTGGACTTGGATTTAAATTTAAGCACCTTTTAGAGATCTCAGAAGTCGTCGCTCCAAAGGTCGATACTCTCTGGATGGGCTACTTCAACAGCTTTTATCAACACGACTTAAACAACCTGATCCCGCTTGCAAAAAAAATAGGAGTAAACGGACTGATAATCCCTGACCTTCCTTATGAAGAAACACTTGCTTACAAAGAACTCTTTGACTCAAACAGCATCTCAAACATAAGTTTTGTAGCACCGACAGATACCGAGGAGAGAATAGAGAAGATAGTAAAAGAGTCTAAAAAGTTTATCTATATGGTAGCCTATGCGGGAATAACAGGTTCAGGCGTTTCCGAGGACCTTCAACCGATACTCTCATCAATCAAAAAATATACGCCAACACCCGTGTATGTAGGGTTTGGAGTAAATGAAAAGACAGCAAAAGAGAAAGTAAAGGGCGCTGATGGCGTCATAGTCGGAAGTGCTTTTGTAAATATACTTTTAAACGATGATCTGACTTACAAGCAAAAAACAGATAAGTGTTGCGAACTTGCACAAATTATAAAAAATGAGATAAACAGTTAG
- a CDS encoding helix-turn-helix transcriptional regulator, whose amino-acid sequence MTNQTARVLELLKRFNDGKKVCIDKLREEADLEGSTNLWYQEAYKDKKKNTKKEVNILNAVSDKTIRRDLDVIKLIFPESFELIRGDKGCYKAITKKAFENFLTPETISMMAQVYNVAQKSNLFANIDLCDSDKRLLESQLKKSKDCYMFIDKPYENKKSDYQLFKEMENAIHHQQHLMVKYGVNDKTEVMDVKPYKILFINQNFYLVCEVVDSQYELTQLRVSNIAEVQMVPKQFHKNYEIEDFIKEIQTPFSTYRSGYKKHMIDVVVEVKKEKARFFKAKNALPSQRIVEQKPDGDLVLSFRVTQELEIEELIKKWLPHIRVIEPLSLKEKIENELREYILPE is encoded by the coding sequence ATGACAAACCAAACAGCAAGAGTTTTGGAACTTTTAAAACGATTTAACGATGGAAAAAAAGTTTGTATAGATAAACTGAGAGAGGAAGCTGATCTAGAAGGTAGTACTAATCTGTGGTATCAAGAGGCTTACAAAGATAAAAAGAAAAATACAAAAAAAGAAGTAAACATACTCAATGCTGTTTCAGATAAAACTATTCGCAGAGATTTGGATGTCATAAAGCTTATTTTTCCGGAATCATTTGAGCTGATTCGTGGTGATAAGGGATGCTATAAAGCCATCACCAAAAAAGCGTTTGAGAACTTTTTGACTCCTGAGACCATCTCCATGATGGCGCAGGTTTACAATGTTGCACAAAAGAGCAATCTTTTTGCAAACATAGATTTATGTGATTCAGACAAAAGACTACTAGAGTCGCAGCTTAAAAAGTCTAAAGATTGCTATATGTTTATAGACAAGCCCTATGAGAACAAAAAGAGTGACTATCAACTCTTCAAAGAGATGGAAAATGCAATACATCATCAACAGCACCTTATGGTCAAATACGGCGTAAACGATAAAACAGAAGTTATGGATGTCAAACCCTATAAAATCCTCTTTATCAACCAAAACTTCTATCTTGTATGCGAAGTGGTAGATAGCCAATATGAATTAACTCAGTTACGAGTCTCAAATATAGCCGAAGTACAGATGGTTCCTAAGCAGTTTCATAAAAACTACGAGATAGAAGATTTCATCAAAGAGATACAAACACCATTTTCGACCTACAGAAGTGGTTATAAAAAGCATATGATAGATGTCGTCGTAGAAGTGAAAAAAGAGAAGGCTCGTTTTTTTAAAGCCAAAAACGCTCTTCCATCACAACGCATAGTCGAACAAAAACCGGATGGAGATTTAGTGCTTTCTTTTAGGGTAACACAAGAGCTTGAGATTGAAGAGCTTATCAAAAAATGGTTGCCGCACATAAGAGTAATTGAGCCGTTGTCGCTTAAAGAGAAGATAGAAAATGAGTTAAGAGAGTATATTTTACCTGAATGA
- a CDS encoding response regulator: protein MKKIALIEDRYSRQRNFLEQNDINLDEYEEILENFINEKADNLLENIINDSFNLQEFDIVICHKSVENNTVILGNLKDYCKKHQKILVLFSGGISVNYYNNSELELLELNSKIFYSKNLVLFLEAVKADNEDIMMLCYGEKWQQNIVANVFEKTNKLINKIDDKVVYLKFANFVDIKKLDKIDYCFYNLEIENNRTSKSEIEKFRDSLLSYFKKNEPSKKSKNAIKIHHNNVIDIEFYADIEFDSTDDIDTYISKIIINELGSKEFDTIFIKDNLSSNYLELYGLRVAYHIRLSSELGDKRFAPIVIISDFDEATLNRFTHEANILFTEGIYLCKNTKEDIQNYQSLELKGVSNYDMFLSKIEVSPPRDTSGSHGIANKWSIYRWANFLGAKSEAIDKNKDEIENQLYFKYLKALHKHQDNKLKDIIKSTKEGKVLLIDDEWDKGWKDILSQTLTKEYLEFSAFEYDFKDKSNFNLIVQLNYKELKEQVAQSDVVILDLRLIEQDHENDNIENYSGVKILQKIHEINAGIQVIMLTATSKSTILEKLYEKKILGYVKKEHPEDKSIDTIENINKFVSLVDKGLERKYLKEVYIIQKRLLNILSDDIFEQYELQKELYEFYWLRLKNESKYIFDIMDSDTENKFAYAMLSIASSLESILSIFLKERQYDNIFWDKEEYGSKKLEDKLNKLLSKLGSCETYDFYLLIKRRNDYLHANENYEPVSSENITKWFYLLEKVINNIKLPPNYLPYVKKEGKHHNFHKNKDS, encoded by the coding sequence ATGAAAAAAATTGCGCTTATAGAAGATAGATATTCAAGACAAAGAAATTTTTTAGAACAAAACGATATCAATCTTGATGAATATGAAGAGATTTTAGAAAACTTTATCAATGAAAAGGCGGATAATCTACTTGAAAATATAATAAATGATAGTTTTAATCTTCAGGAGTTTGATATTGTCATTTGCCATAAATCTGTTGAAAACAATACGGTAATCTTGGGTAATCTCAAAGATTACTGTAAAAAACATCAAAAAATTCTAGTTCTTTTCTCAGGGGGTATATCTGTAAACTACTATAATAACAGTGAACTTGAACTGCTAGAGCTTAACTCAAAAATCTTTTATAGTAAAAATTTAGTGCTATTTTTAGAAGCTGTAAAAGCTGACAATGAAGATATTATGATGCTTTGTTATGGTGAAAAATGGCAACAAAACATTGTTGCAAATGTATTTGAAAAGACAAATAAGCTAATAAACAAAATTGATGATAAAGTTGTTTATTTAAAATTTGCTAACTTTGTAGATATAAAGAAGCTAGATAAAATAGATTACTGTTTTTATAATCTTGAAATTGAAAATAATCGAACCTCTAAGAGTGAAATAGAAAAATTTAGAGATAGTTTGCTCAGCTATTTTAAAAAAAATGAACCCTCTAAAAAAAGCAAAAATGCTATTAAAATCCATCATAACAATGTCATAGATATTGAATTTTATGCTGATATTGAATTTGACAGTACTGATGATATCGATACATATATCTCAAAAATTATCATAAACGAGTTGGGTTCAAAAGAGTTCGATACCATTTTTATAAAAGACAATCTCTCTTCAAACTACCTTGAACTTTATGGGCTAAGAGTTGCTTATCATATTAGATTATCAAGTGAACTTGGAGATAAACGGTTTGCACCCATTGTGATTATTAGTGATTTTGATGAAGCCACTCTAAATAGATTTACCCATGAGGCAAATATACTTTTTACAGAGGGAATTTACCTTTGCAAAAACACAAAAGAGGATATCCAAAATTATCAATCACTTGAGCTAAAAGGTGTATCAAATTACGATATGTTTTTATCCAAGATAGAAGTTTCTCCACCAAGAGACACTTCAGGAAGCCACGGTATAGCAAATAAGTGGAGCATCTATAGATGGGCTAATTTTTTGGGTGCAAAAAGTGAAGCGATAGATAAAAATAAAGACGAAATAGAAAATCAACTTTATTTTAAATACCTAAAAGCTTTACATAAACACCAAGATAATAAACTAAAAGATATCATTAAGTCAACAAAAGAGGGCAAGGTATTACTTATAGATGACGAGTGGGATAAGGGATGGAAAGATATATTAAGCCAGACCCTCACTAAGGAATATTTAGAGTTTAGTGCTTTTGAATATGATTTTAAAGATAAATCAAATTTTAATTTAATTGTACAGCTAAACTATAAAGAGCTAAAAGAACAGGTGGCACAATCAGATGTGGTAATACTTGATTTACGATTAATAGAACAAGACCATGAAAATGATAATATAGAGAATTATTCTGGCGTTAAAATCCTCCAAAAAATCCACGAAATCAACGCTGGCATTCAAGTTATCATGCTTACGGCTACAAGTAAAAGCACTATTTTAGAAAAACTTTATGAGAAAAAAATATTGGGTTATGTCAAAAAAGAACATCCTGAAGATAAAAGTATAGATACTATAGAAAATATTAATAAATTTGTGAGTTTAGTTGATAAAGGATTGGAGAGAAAATATCTTAAAGAAGTTTATATTATTCAAAAAAGACTTTTGAATATACTTTCAGATGATATTTTTGAGCAATATGAGCTTCAAAAAGAGCTTTATGAATTTTATTGGTTAAGATTAAAAAATGAATCAAAATACATTTTTGATATTATGGATAGTGATACAGAAAACAAATTTGCCTATGCAATGCTATCCATCGCAAGTTCATTAGAAAGTATTTTAAGTATTTTTTTAAAAGAAAGACAATATGACAACATCTTTTGGGACAAAGAAGAATATGGCTCAAAAAAATTAGAGGACAAATTGAATAAATTGCTTTCAAAGTTAGGTTCGTGTGAAACTTATGATTTTTATCTGTTAATAAAAAGAAGAAACGATTATTTACATGCGAATGAGAATTACGAACCTGTTTCTTCTGAAAATATTACTAAGTGGTTTTATTTGCTAGAGAAAGTTATAAATAATATAAAATTACCCCCTAATTATTTGCCTTATGTAAAAAAAGAGGGAAAGCATCACAATTTTCACAAAAACAAAGATTCATAG